The following are from one region of the Littorina saxatilis isolate snail1 linkage group LG4, US_GU_Lsax_2.0, whole genome shotgun sequence genome:
- the LOC138965039 gene encoding transmembrane protein 187-like, producing MPAYRVSNGMRKSATNPPWTALQRAFITVIPATVVMILMSCSGLFSTVTTELGLGHYAEKRPSWFPEFLPMPLNTIINVGYTLCGLHWCFFIAEANRSGIVKCNDAFLFFAFNTMGCLYGFVQLYRILFQTQSSAVIDQWYTLPFFMLVFVWAETFRGKCSQQKCYKLMLASVSSYLLTLFTSIGFEIALGCHILIAVTGAVLLYSKYPSEDTLQYIVLAILSCTGFVVLKLLDHHLVELHWIFSYISGHLLSKICDILQFHFVNEFFFGMIFNKVLDPASIDKFKMR from the coding sequence ATGCCTGCATACAGAGTGAGCAACGGGATGAGAAAGTCGGCCACCAACCCACCTTGGACAGCTTTGCAGCGTGCCTTCATCACAGTCATACCGGCCACCGTCGTCATGATTCTGATGTCGTGCTCGGGACTCTTCTCCACGGTAACGACGGAACTTGGCCTGGGGCACTACGCAGAGAAGCGTCCGTCATGGTTTCCCGAGTTTCTGCCAATGCCTCTCAACACCATCATCAATGTGGGATACACGCTGTGTGGCCTACACTGGTGCTTCTTCATTGCAGAAGCAAATCGCAGTGGGATTGTGAAGTGTAATGacgcgtttttgttttttgctttcaACACAATGGGTTGTCTGTACGGGTTTGTACAGCTGTACAGAATCTTGTTCCAGACGCAGAGCAGCGCTGTGATAGATCAGTGGTATACGCTGCCTTTCTTTATGCTTGTTTTTGTCTGGGCCGAGACCTTCAGAGGAAAATGTTCACAGCAGAAATGTTACAAGCTCATGTTGGCTTCAGTGAGCAGCTACCTGTTGACGCTTTTTACATCAATAGGGTTTGAGATCGCTCTCGGATGTCACATTTTAATAGCCGTGACCGGTGCAGTGTTGCTGTATTCCAAGTACCCCTCAGAAGACACATTGCAATACATTGTTCTGGCGATTTTGAGCTGTACTGGATTTGTGGTCTTGAAGTTGTTGGACCATCATCTGGTTGAACTGCACTGGATCTTCAGTTATATTTCAGGGCATTTATTATCCAAGATTTGTGACATTCTGCAGTTTCATTTTGTTAATGAATTTTTCTTTGGCATGATTTTTAACAAAGTTTTGGACCCAGCTTCCATAGACAAATTCAAAATGCGTTGA